The following coding sequences are from one Aethina tumida isolate Nest 87 chromosome 2, icAetTumi1.1, whole genome shotgun sequence window:
- the LOC109594101 gene encoding ADP,ATP carrier protein yields the protein MSFADPVAFLKDFLAGGISAAVSKTCVAPIERVKLLLQVQHISKQISEEQRYKGMVDCFIRIPKEQGVLAYWRGNTANVIRYFPTQALNFAFKDKYKQIFLSGVDKKTQFWRYFLGNLASGGAAGATSLCFVYPLDFARTRLAADVGKGAGEREFSGLGNCLVKIYKADGLGGLYRGFGVSVQGIIIYRAAFFGFYDTAKGILPDPKNTPIIISWAIAQTVTTVAGIISYPFDTVRRRMMMQSGRAKSEIVYKSTAHCWVTIAKQEGAGAFFKGAFSNVLRGTGGAIVLVMYDEIKNLIM from the exons ATGTCTTTCGCCGATCCAGTCGCCTTTTTAAAGGATTTCCTCGCCGGTGGTATTTCTGCCGCCGTGTCGAAAACATGTGTCGCACCTATCGAACGTGTCAAGTTGCTGCTGCAAGTCCAGCACATCTCCAAGCAGATTTCGGAGGAGCAACGTTACAAGG gtATGGTGGATTGCTTCATCAGAATCCCAAAGGAGCAGGGAGTGTTGGCCTACTGGCGTGGTAACACAGCCAACGTAATCCGTTACTTCCCCACTCAGGCCCTGAACTTTGCCTTCAAGGACAAGTACAAGCAGATCTTCTTGAGCGGCGTCGACAAGAAGACCCAATTCTGGAGATACTTCCTTGGTAACTTGGCTTCTGGTGGTGCTGCTGGAGCCACTTCCCTCTGCTTCGTCTATCCTCTCGATTTCGCCCGTACCAG GTTGGCTGCCGATGTAGGCAAAGGCGCTGGTGAGCGTGAATTCTCCGGCTTGGGCAACTGCCTGGTCAAGATCTACAAGGCTGACGGTTTGGGTGGACTTTACCGTGGATTCGGCGTCTCTGTACAAGGTATCATTATCTACCGTGCCGCCTTCTTCGGCTTCTACGACACCGCCAAGGGCATCCTCCCCGACCCCAAGAACACACCAATCATCATCTCCTGGGCCATCGCTCAG ACCGTGACCACCGTGGCCGGCATCATCTCGTATCCCTTCGACACCGTCCGTAGGCGTATGATGATGCAGTCTGGACGTGCCAAGAGCGAAATCGTCTACAAGAGCACCGCTCACTGCTGGGTGACCATCGCCAAACAGGAAGGCGCCGGCGCCTTCTTCAAGGGAGCCTTCTCCAACGTGCTCAGAGGCACCGGTGGCGCCATCGTACTGGTCATGTACGACGAGATCAAGAACCTGATCATGTGA
- the LOC109594061 gene encoding N(G),N(G)-dimethylarginine dimethylaminohydrolase 1 isoform X2, which translates to MAAFRYTHAVVCRLPLSLKTRSKIDLDEAKKQHENYVRLLRELGLDVIELPPDESLPECVFVEDTAVVCNGTALITRPGAQHRTKEIETIRVVLKKELDLPIIEMSDAKARLDGGDVLFTGREFFVGISQWTNEGGARAVAAAFPEYPCTPIKVPEPKHLKSYITMGGPDLLCVGSGKEAQEVLKRMEREATFSYQTLTLPEDTAANVLYLNGTLVHRSIEEIPLSFKVFGDKIDYPRRSVNVSQLAEASCGLTSSCILVRRSRHIRNL; encoded by the exons ATGGCGGCGTTCCGTTACACACATGCCGTTGTGTGTCGATTGCCTCTTTCCTTAAAAACCCGATCGAAAATCGACCTAGACGAGGCAAAGAAACAACACGAAAACTACGTGAGACTATTGAGGGAACTGGGATTGGACGTTATCGAATTGCCGCCCGACGAGAGTTTGCCGGAATGTGTTTTCGTCGAAGACACTGCGGTGGTTTGTAATGGTACCGCATTGATAACGCGACCAGGTGCGCAACATCGTACCAAAGAA ATTGAAACAATCAGAGTAGTATTAAAGAAAGAATTAGATCTTCCGATCATTGAAATGTCCGACGCCAAAGCACGACTGGACGGTGGAGACGTTCTGTTTACCG GCCGGGAATTTTTCGTGGGGATCAGCCAATGGACGAACGAGGGCGGCGCCCGAGCTGTGGCGGCAGCATTTCCCGAATATCCATGCACTCCCATCAAG gttcCCGAACCGAAGCACCTGAAATCATACATAACGATGGGCGGACCGGATCTACTTTGCGTGGGGTCAGGAAAGGAAGCGCAGGAAGTCCTGAAACGGATGGAACGCGAGGCGACTTTCAGTTATCAAACTCTCACGTTGCCTGAAGACACTGCTGCTaatgttttgtatttgaaCGGCACTCTGGTTCACAGAAGTATAGAAGAAATACCACTTTCCTTTAAG gTATTCGGAGACAAAATAGATTATCCGAGACGTTCGGTGAATGTGTCCCAGCTGGCAGAAGCATCTTGCGGATTAACGTCAAGTTGTATACTAGTCCGAAGATCCAGgcatataagaaatttataa
- the LOC109594067 gene encoding peptidyl-prolyl cis-trans isomerase NIMA-interacting 1: protein MADEQLPAGWEKRLSRSTGQHYYLNIYTKESQWDMPDKPAEPVSSSGPEQVQCSHLLVKHKDSRRPSSWKEENITRSKDDALELVKSYREQIVSGKSSFAELASKNSDCSSAKRGGDLGPFGRGAMQKPFEEAAFALKVGELSEPVFTDSGVHIILRTV from the exons ATGGCGGATGAACAGTTGCCTGCCGGATGGGAAAAACGGCTCAGCCGTTCGACTG gtcaacattattatttaaacatttacacgAAGGAATCACAATGGGACATGCCCGATAAGCCGGCGGAGCCAGTTTCATCGTCAGGACCTGAACAAGTTCAATGTTCGCATTTATTGGTTAAGCACAAGGATTCCCGACGACCGTCTTCCTGGAAGGAAGAAAACATTACACGGTCGAAAGATGATGCCTTAGAATTGGTCAAAT CATACCGTGAACAAATCGTCTCAGGAAAGAGTTCGTTCGCAGAACTGGCATCGAAAAATTCGGATTGTTCCTCGGCTAAACGTGGTGGCGATTTGGGACCGTTTGGAAGAGGAGCAATGCAAAAACCGTTTGAGGAAGCGGCCTTTGCATTAAAAGTCGGCGAGCTGTCCGAGCCCGTTTTTACCGATTCTGGTGTTCATATTATACTACGTACtgtttag
- the LOC109594061 gene encoding N(G),N(G)-dimethylarginine dimethylaminohydrolase 1 isoform X1, which translates to MAAFRYTHAVVCRLPLSLKTRSKIDLDEAKKQHENYVRLLRELGLDVIELPPDESLPECVFVEDTAVVCNGTALITRPGAQHRTKEIETIRVVLKKELDLPIIEMSDAKARLDGGDVLFTGREFFVGISQWTNEGGARAVAAAFPEYPCTPIKVKPETLIGPNKSLDKVPEPKHLKSYITMGGPDLLCVGSGKEAQEVLKRMEREATFSYQTLTLPEDTAANVLYLNGTLVHRSIEEIPLSFKVFGDKIDYPRRSVNVSQLAEASCGLTSSCILVRRSRHIRNL; encoded by the exons ATGGCGGCGTTCCGTTACACACATGCCGTTGTGTGTCGATTGCCTCTTTCCTTAAAAACCCGATCGAAAATCGACCTAGACGAGGCAAAGAAACAACACGAAAACTACGTGAGACTATTGAGGGAACTGGGATTGGACGTTATCGAATTGCCGCCCGACGAGAGTTTGCCGGAATGTGTTTTCGTCGAAGACACTGCGGTGGTTTGTAATGGTACCGCATTGATAACGCGACCAGGTGCGCAACATCGTACCAAAGAA ATTGAAACAATCAGAGTAGTATTAAAGAAAGAATTAGATCTTCCGATCATTGAAATGTCCGACGCCAAAGCACGACTGGACGGTGGAGACGTTCTGTTTACCG GCCGGGAATTTTTCGTGGGGATCAGCCAATGGACGAACGAGGGCGGCGCCCGAGCTGTGGCGGCAGCATTTCCCGAATATCCATGCACTCCCATCAAGGTAAAACCGGAGACTTTAATCGGTCCAAATAAGAGCTTGGACAAG gttcCCGAACCGAAGCACCTGAAATCATACATAACGATGGGCGGACCGGATCTACTTTGCGTGGGGTCAGGAAAGGAAGCGCAGGAAGTCCTGAAACGGATGGAACGCGAGGCGACTTTCAGTTATCAAACTCTCACGTTGCCTGAAGACACTGCTGCTaatgttttgtatttgaaCGGCACTCTGGTTCACAGAAGTATAGAAGAAATACCACTTTCCTTTAAG gTATTCGGAGACAAAATAGATTATCCGAGACGTTCGGTGAATGTGTCCCAGCTGGCAGAAGCATCTTGCGGATTAACGTCAAGTTGTATACTAGTCCGAAGATCCAGgcatataagaaatttataa